In Miscanthus floridulus cultivar M001 chromosome 5, ASM1932011v1, whole genome shotgun sequence, one genomic interval encodes:
- the LOC136449655 gene encoding beta-glucuronosyltransferase GlcAT14A-like, whose product MGAADKWLLPLVSVSFVSLLLFLSALSGFSASSTLFARLPPPSYVRRGAAAPPSFAYLLAGGRGDGRKLLRLLLAVYHPRNRYLLHLSADAPASERAELAAAVARAAPAVRAFGNVDVVGRPTAGTPMGSSGLAATLRAAAAMLRLDAEWDWFVTLNAADYPLLTQDDLIHVFSSVPRHLNFIDHTSDIGWKESQRVQPVIVDAGIYLAGRNQFFQATEKRDTPDGFKFFTGSPWVILNRRFVEYCVFGWENLPRTLLMYFTNVMLPLEGYFHSVACNSDFRNFTVNNDLRYMAWDNPPQMEPHFLNVTHYDELVGSGVPFARKFKENEPLLDKIDDKVLRRWRHRPVPGAWCTGRRRWFSDPCSQWSNVNIVRPGPQAEKFRTYINQILEESKSSNNSCKQ is encoded by the exons ATGGGCGCCGCCGACAAGTGGCTGCTCCCGCTCGTCTCCGTCTCCTTCGTCTCGCTCCTGCTCTTCCTCTCCGCGCTCTCGGGCTTCTCCGCCTCCTCCACGCTCTTCGCGCGCCTCCCGCCGCCCTCCTACGTGCGCCGGGGCGCCGCCGCGCCTCCCTCCTTCGCCTACCTGCTCGCGGGCGGCCGAGGCGACGGCAGGAAGCTCCTGCGGCTGCTCCTCGCCGTCTACCACCCCAGGAACCGCTACCTGCTCCACCTCTCCGCCGACGCGCCGGCCTCCGAGCGCGCCGAGCTCGCCGCGGCCGTCGCGCGCGCCGCCCCCGCCGTGCGCGCCTTCGGGAACGTCGATGTCGTGGGCAGGCCCACCGCGGGCACCCCAATGGGCTCCTCCGGCCTCGCCGCCACGCTCCGCGCGGCCGCCGCGATGCTCCGGCTTGATGCGGAGTGGGACTGGTTCGTCACGCTCAACGCCGCCGACTACCCCCTTCTCACCCAGGATG ACTTGATTCATGTTTTCTCCTCTGTTCCAAGGCACCTCAACTTTATTGATCACACCAGTGACATTGGATGGAAAGA GTCTCAGAGAGTGCAACCGGTTATAGTAGATGCCGGAATATACTTGGCAGGGAGGAATCAGTTCTTCCAAGCCACAGAGAAACGGGACACTCCTGATGGTTTCAAATTTTTCACAG GTTCTCCATGGGTCATTTTAAACAGACGCTTTGTTGAGTACTGTGTTTTTGGTTGGGAGAATCTCCCTAGAACACTCCTGATGTACTTCACAAACGTGATGCTACCTCTAGAGGGGTATTTCCATTCGGTTGCATGCAACTCGGATTTCCGCAATTTTACAGTGAATAACGACTTGCGGTATATGGCGTGGGACAATCCACCTCAGATGGAGCCCCATTTCCTAAATGTTACACATTATGATGAGCTAGTAGGGAGTGGGGTTCCTTTTGCCCGGAAGTTTAAGGAGAATGAACCCCTGTTGGACAAGATTGATGATAAAGTGCTTCGACGTTGGCGTCACAGACCTGTTCCTGGTGCGTGGTGCACAGGTAGAAGGAGGTGGTTCAGTGATCCTTGCTCCCAGTGGAGCAACGTCAACATTGTAAGACCTGGCCCTCAAGCTGAGAAGTTCCGAACATATATAAACCAGATTCTGGAAGAATCAAAGTCAAGCAACAACTCTTGCAAGCAATAG
- the LOC136449654 gene encoding ABC transporter G family member 7-like isoform X2 produces MEVRGLGQLLAALAAAFFVRAIAGPGPALLPPAEDDEGDAEAGEGGGGGVPPLTIRWARITCALKNKRGEVARFLLSNVSGEAKPGRLLALMGPSGSGKTTLLNVLAGQLTASSSLHLSGFLYVNGRTISKGGYKIAFVRQEDLFFSQLTVRETLSLAAELQLPDLWTPERKERYVNDLLFRLGLVNCADSIVGDAKVRGISGGEKKRLSLACELIASPSVIFADEPTTGLDAFQAEKVMETLRQLAEDGHTVICSIHQPRGSVYGKFDDIVLLSDGEIVYMGPAKEEPLTYFASLGYQCPDHMNPAEFLADLISTDYGSTESVQSSQKRIENLIEAFSNKALLTEGNSLITTPNNPELSAKLVRKTTMKQRHGWWRQFRLLFKRAWMQAFRDGSTNKVRARMSVASAVIFGSVFWQMGKSQTSIQDRMGLLQVAAINTAMAALTKTVGVFPKERTIVDRERAKGSYALGPYLSSKLLAEIPIGAAFPLIFGSILYPMAKLHPTFSRPWKGFHWEEFESQTR; encoded by the exons ATGGAGGTCAGGGGGCTGGGGCAGCTCTTGGCGGCGCTGGCCGCGGCGTTCTTCGTCCGCGCCATCGCGGGACCCGGCCCCGCCCTCCTTCCGCCGGCGGAGGACGACGAGGGCGACGCGGAGGCCGGCGAgggaggcggcggtggcgtgcCGCCCTTGACCATCCGGTGGGCCCGCATCACCTGCGCGCTGAAGAACAAGCGCGGGGAAGTG GCAAGGTTTCTGCTGTCAAATGTGTCAGGGGAGGCGAAACCGGGGAGGCTGTTAGCACTCATGGGACCATCGGGCTCTGGCAAAACAACTCTGCTCAATGTGCTAGCAGGGCAGCTCACGGCATCGTCTTCCTTGCACCTTTCAGGGTTTCTGTATGTCAACGGTCGGACTATCTCGAAGGGCGGATATAA GATTGCTTTTGTGAGGCAGGAAGACCTGTTCTTCTCACAGCTTACGGTGCGGGAGACGCTGTCACTTGCTGCTGAGCTCCAGCTTCCTGACTTGTGGACTCCTGAGAGGAAGGAGAGATATGTCAATGATCTTTTGTTTCGTCTGGGGTTG GTCAATTGTGCTGATTCTATTGTTGGTGATGCAAAAGTTCGTGGAATAAGTGGGGGTGAGAAGAAGCGCCTCTCGCTTGCATGTGAATTGATTGCTAGCCCTTCAGTGATCTTTGCGGACGAACCAACAACAG GCCTTGATGCCTTCCAAGCTGAGAAGGTCATGGAGACTCTTCGTCAGCTTGCTGAGGATGGGCACACTGTTATCTGTTCGATACACCAGCCAAGAGGTTCAGTCTATGGCAAATTTGATGACATCGTACTACTGTCAGATGGAGAAATTGTATACATGGGGCCTGCAAAAGAAGAACCTCTAACATACTTCGCATCATTAGG GTATCAGTGTCCAGATCATATGAACCCTGCTGAGTTCTTGGCTGATCTCATTTCGACTGATTATGGCTCAACTGAAAGTGTACAGTCATCACAGAAAAGGATTGAGAACCTCATTGAGGCGTTTTCTAACAAAGCTCTGCTCACTGAAGGTAACAGTTTAATTACAACTCCAAACAATCCTGAAttgtctgccaaacttgttcggAAGACTACAATGAAGCAAAGGCATGGTTGGTGGAGGCAATTTCGTTTGCTTTTTAAGCGGGCATGGATGCAG GCTTTTCGTGATGGATCAACAAACAAAGTGAGAGCACGAATGTCTGTTGCTTCAGCAGTTATATTTGGATCTGTGTTCTGGCAAATGGGAAAATCTCAAACATCCATACAAGACAGGATGGGACTACTTCAG GTGGCTGCCATAAACACAGCAATGGCTGCACTGACAAAGACTGTGGGAGTTTTCCCAAAAGAACGGACTATAGTTGACAGAGAACGAGCAAAAGGTTCCTATGCACTTGGACCATATCTTTCATCTAAGTTGTTGGCCGAGATTCCCATTGGAGCAGCATTTCCATTGATATTTGGATCAATTCTCTATCCAATGGCTAAACTTCACCCAACATTTTCTAG GCCTTGGAAAGGTTTTCATTGGGAGGAATTCGAATCGCAGACACGCTAG
- the LOC136449654 gene encoding ABC transporter G family member 7-like isoform X1, with protein sequence MEVRGLGQLLAALAAAFFVRAIAGPGPALLPPAEDDEGDAEAGEGGGGGVPPLTIRWARITCALKNKRGEVARFLLSNVSGEAKPGRLLALMGPSGSGKTTLLNVLAGQLTASSSLHLSGFLYVNGRTISKGGYKIAFVRQEDLFFSQLTVRETLSLAAELQLPDLWTPERKERYVNDLLFRLGLVNCADSIVGDAKVRGISGGEKKRLSLACELIASPSVIFADEPTTGLDAFQAEKVMETLRQLAEDGHTVICSIHQPRGSVYGKFDDIVLLSDGEIVYMGPAKEEPLTYFASLGYQCPDHMNPAEFLADLISTDYGSTESVQSSQKRIENLIEAFSNKALLTEGNSLITTPNNPELSAKLVRKTTMKQRHGWWRQFRLLFKRAWMQAFRDGSTNKVRARMSVASAVIFGSVFWQMGKSQTSIQDRMGLLQVAAINTAMAALTKTVGVFPKERTIVDRERAKGSYALGPYLSSKLLAEIPIGAAFPLIFGSILYPMAKLHPTFSRFAKFCGIVTVESFAASAMGLTVGAMAPTTEAAMALGPSLMTVFIVFGGYYVNPDNTPVIFRWIPRISLIRWAFQGLCINEFKGLQFEQQHSYDIQTGEQALERFSLGGIRIADTLVAQGRILMFWYWSTYLLLKKNRPKYQPLLPALEEDQNKQQVE encoded by the exons ATGGAGGTCAGGGGGCTGGGGCAGCTCTTGGCGGCGCTGGCCGCGGCGTTCTTCGTCCGCGCCATCGCGGGACCCGGCCCCGCCCTCCTTCCGCCGGCGGAGGACGACGAGGGCGACGCGGAGGCCGGCGAgggaggcggcggtggcgtgcCGCCCTTGACCATCCGGTGGGCCCGCATCACCTGCGCGCTGAAGAACAAGCGCGGGGAAGTG GCAAGGTTTCTGCTGTCAAATGTGTCAGGGGAGGCGAAACCGGGGAGGCTGTTAGCACTCATGGGACCATCGGGCTCTGGCAAAACAACTCTGCTCAATGTGCTAGCAGGGCAGCTCACGGCATCGTCTTCCTTGCACCTTTCAGGGTTTCTGTATGTCAACGGTCGGACTATCTCGAAGGGCGGATATAA GATTGCTTTTGTGAGGCAGGAAGACCTGTTCTTCTCACAGCTTACGGTGCGGGAGACGCTGTCACTTGCTGCTGAGCTCCAGCTTCCTGACTTGTGGACTCCTGAGAGGAAGGAGAGATATGTCAATGATCTTTTGTTTCGTCTGGGGTTG GTCAATTGTGCTGATTCTATTGTTGGTGATGCAAAAGTTCGTGGAATAAGTGGGGGTGAGAAGAAGCGCCTCTCGCTTGCATGTGAATTGATTGCTAGCCCTTCAGTGATCTTTGCGGACGAACCAACAACAG GCCTTGATGCCTTCCAAGCTGAGAAGGTCATGGAGACTCTTCGTCAGCTTGCTGAGGATGGGCACACTGTTATCTGTTCGATACACCAGCCAAGAGGTTCAGTCTATGGCAAATTTGATGACATCGTACTACTGTCAGATGGAGAAATTGTATACATGGGGCCTGCAAAAGAAGAACCTCTAACATACTTCGCATCATTAGG GTATCAGTGTCCAGATCATATGAACCCTGCTGAGTTCTTGGCTGATCTCATTTCGACTGATTATGGCTCAACTGAAAGTGTACAGTCATCACAGAAAAGGATTGAGAACCTCATTGAGGCGTTTTCTAACAAAGCTCTGCTCACTGAAGGTAACAGTTTAATTACAACTCCAAACAATCCTGAAttgtctgccaaacttgttcggAAGACTACAATGAAGCAAAGGCATGGTTGGTGGAGGCAATTTCGTTTGCTTTTTAAGCGGGCATGGATGCAG GCTTTTCGTGATGGATCAACAAACAAAGTGAGAGCACGAATGTCTGTTGCTTCAGCAGTTATATTTGGATCTGTGTTCTGGCAAATGGGAAAATCTCAAACATCCATACAAGACAGGATGGGACTACTTCAG GTGGCTGCCATAAACACAGCAATGGCTGCACTGACAAAGACTGTGGGAGTTTTCCCAAAAGAACGGACTATAGTTGACAGAGAACGAGCAAAAGGTTCCTATGCACTTGGACCATATCTTTCATCTAAGTTGTTGGCCGAGATTCCCATTGGAGCAGCATTTCCATTGATATTTGGATCAATTCTCTATCCAATGGCTAAACTTCACCCAACATTTTCTAG ATTTGCCAAATTCTGTGGTATTGTGACTGTTGAGTCATTTGCTGCATCAGCGATGGGTCTCACTGTTGGAGCAATGGCTCCTACAACAGAAGCTGCAATGGCTCTTGGGCCATCCCTTATGACAGTGTTTATTGTATTTGGAGGATACTATGTTAACCCTGACAATACTCCAGTCATATTTCGTTGGATCCCAAGAATATCTCTCATTAGATG GGCCTTTCAAGGGCTTTGCATTAACGAGTTCAAGGGTCTGCAATTTGAGCAACAACATTCATATGACATTCAAACGGGTGAACAG GCCTTGGAAAGGTTTTCATTGGGAGGAATTCGAATCGCAGACACGCTAGTTGCACAGGGTAGGATTCTGATGTTCTGGTACTGGTCAACCTACCTTCTTCTGAAGAAAAACAGACCAAAGTATCAGCCGCTCCTGCCTGCATTGGAAGAAGATCAAAATAAGCAGCAGGTGGAATAA
- the LOC136449656 gene encoding uncharacterized protein, which produces MRTPQTREAPSAYKCVPIWARNSHQLRLILLPSPSIPSLVVRCSLSCLRYKDQLLSRSMAAAASLSRPVPATPAALRHGAACHGPALPRRAPPAATTRCAALRRDASGGQGQYGGALVDEGMSVLRRRIREARMAETNYEAPAEWAPWEKRYYPAYVSDVSSLVGALQLLLMGTSPGVAIAVAALVLASVPVSAVAALHHLALVAEAVLQSVHHIS; this is translated from the coding sequence ATGCGTACACCTCAGACGCGTGAAGCCCCCAGTGCCTATAAATGCGTGCCCATTTGGGCTCGAAATTCTCATCAGCTTCGATTGATTCTTCTTCCCTCTCCCTCGATCCCCAGTTTGGTTGTGCGGTGTTCTCTTTCTTGCCTGAGATACAAAGATCAGCTCCTGAGCCGATCCATGGCTGCTGCTGCTTCCCTCTCCCGTCCAGTTCCCGCAACGCCGGCCGCGCTCCGGCACGGGGCGGCGTGCCACGGACCGGCGCTACCGAGGAGGGCGCCCCCGGCGGCGACAACACGATGCGCCGCGCTACGCCGGGACGCGAGCGGCGGCCAGGGCCAGTACGGGGGCGCGCTGGTGGACGAGGGCATGTCCGTGCTGCGGCGGCGGATCCGGGAGGCACGGATGGCGGAGACCAACTACGAGGCGCCCGCCGAGTGGGCGCCGTGGGAGAAGCGGTACTACCCGGCCTACGTCTCCGACGTGTCCAGCCTCGTCGGCGCGCTGCAGCTGCTGCTCATGGGCACCAGTCCCGGCGTGGCCATCGCCGTCGCGGCCCTGGTGCTCGCCAGCGTGCCCGTGTCCGCCGTCGCCGCGCTACACCATCTGGCGCTGGTGGCCGAGGCCGTCCTGCAGTCCGTGCATCACATTTCTTGA
- the LOC136451725 gene encoding uncharacterized protein, whose translation MHPMMSCEFAAVRHPGLLPLRSGRISRPSPLPPPAVANNKKPAASTSARCRCASSRRDDSDEFSCNGGSGGGGGRLVDEGMVVLRRRIHEMEAAERGWAPPEDWAAWEKEWYATYDADVCRLLGVLQAFLVSSRPGVGVGLVAVLVLAVPASAFVLVSLLLDASRAIVSNLHH comes from the coding sequence ATGCACCCCATGATGAGCTGCGAATTCGCCGCCGTCCGCCACCCTGGCCTCCTGCCGCTCCGGTCGGGCCGCATCAGCCGACCATCCCCGCTGCCGCCGCCCGCCGTAGCCAACAATAAGAAACCCgctgcctccacctccgcgcgctGCCGCTGCGCGTCGTCCCGCCGCGACGACTCGGATGAGTTCAGCTgcaacggcggcagcggcggcggcggggggagGCTGGTGGACGAGGGGATGGTCGTCCTGCGGCGACGGATCCACGAGATGGAGGCCGCGGAGCGCGGCTGGGCGCCTCCCGAGGACTGGGCGGCGTGGGAGAAGGAGTGGTACGCCACCTACGACGCCGACGTCTGCCGGCTCCTCGGCGTCCTCCAGGCGTTCCTCGTCAGCTCCCGGCCCGGAGTCGGCGTGGGCCTAGTCGCCGTGCTCGTGCTCGCGGTGCCGGCCTCCGCCTTTGTCCTCGTCTCCCTCCTCCTCGATGCTTCACGCGCAATCGTCTCCAATCTGCACCACTGA